A section of the Jannaschia sp. S6380 genome encodes:
- a CDS encoding DUF177 domain-containing protein produces the protein MKPILSHPLRLADLPQRKVTHVRLVPDAGQLEALADRLDVDGFRKVRLEGELRPGPGRDWMFEGILGATILQPCRVTTEPVTTRVDEPVRRRYTPDFDAPTGEEVEMPEDDSVEPLPSVLDMGDVLEEALALATPDFPRAPAADGLELEAAPPGVEPLKDETVKPFAGLADLKARMERDE, from the coding sequence ATGAAGCCGATCCTCTCCCATCCCCTGCGATTGGCCGACCTGCCGCAGCGCAAGGTCACGCATGTCCGGCTGGTGCCCGATGCCGGACAACTCGAAGCGCTGGCCGACCGGCTGGACGTCGACGGTTTCCGTAAGGTCCGCCTTGAGGGCGAGCTTCGGCCCGGCCCGGGACGCGACTGGATGTTCGAGGGCATCCTGGGCGCAACCATCCTGCAGCCCTGCCGCGTGACCACCGAACCGGTCACCACGCGCGTCGACGAACCCGTCCGGCGCCGCTACACGCCCGATTTCGACGCCCCTACCGGCGAAGAGGTCGAGATGCCCGAAGATGACAGCGTCGAGCCGCTGCCCAGCGTGCTCGACATGGGCGACGTGCTGGAGGAGGCGCTTGCCCTCGCCACGCCGGACTTTCCCCGCGCCCCTGCCGCCGACGGGCTGGAACTCGAAGCCGCGCCTCCGGGCGTCGAGCCGTTGAAAGACGAGACCGTGAAGCCGTTCGCCGGCCTGGCCGACCTGAAGGCCCGGATGGAACGCGACGAGTGA
- the bamE gene encoding outer membrane protein assembly factor BamE has translation MKTIARGLLVATLLTGLSACSATFRNHGYVPDETDLQALVVGIDTRDSVETTIGRPATSGVERGDAWYYVQSRVRHYAYRAPQTTERELVAISFAEDGTVTNIERFGLERGRVVPLSRRVTTTSIREFGLIQQLIRNFGRINVGETLSDNI, from the coding sequence ATGAAGACGATCGCGCGAGGGCTTCTTGTCGCAACCCTGCTGACGGGGCTGTCGGCCTGCTCCGCGACGTTCCGCAACCACGGCTACGTCCCGGACGAGACCGACCTCCAGGCCCTCGTGGTCGGCATCGACACCCGCGACAGCGTCGAGACGACGATCGGACGCCCCGCCACCAGCGGGGTGGAGCGGGGCGACGCGTGGTACTACGTCCAGAGCCGGGTCCGCCACTACGCCTATCGCGCGCCGCAGACGACCGAGCGGGAGCTGGTGGCGATCTCCTTCGCGGAGGACGGGACGGTCACGAATATCGAGCGATTTGGCCTCGAACGGGGGCGGGTCGTGCCCTTGTCGCGCCGCGTGACCACCACGTCGATCCGGGAGTTCGGTCTGATTCAGCAGTTGATCCGCAACTTCGGCCGTATCAATGTGGGCGAGACGCTGTCGGACAACATCTGA
- a CDS encoding cupin domain-containing protein, whose protein sequence is MNKSLGDATGLTGLGVHLIEVAPGDLTTEYHLHHHEDECVYVLDGEGTARIGAEFHAIGPGDFLGYRKGGLAHAIENTGAVPLRCLVIGARLPHDVGDYPDRGKRILRQAGLPWNLVDHDAIETPKGGAK, encoded by the coding sequence GTGAACAAGTCGCTGGGCGACGCGACGGGCCTGACCGGGCTGGGCGTTCACCTGATCGAGGTCGCGCCGGGGGATCTGACCACCGAATACCACCTCCATCACCACGAGGACGAATGCGTCTATGTCCTCGACGGCGAGGGCACGGCCCGGATCGGGGCGGAGTTCCATGCGATCGGGCCAGGCGACTTCCTGGGCTATCGGAAGGGCGGGCTGGCACATGCGATCGAGAACACTGGGGCAGTCCCATTGCGCTGCCTCGTCATCGGCGCACGCCTGCCGCATGATGTCGGCGACTATCCCGACCGCGGCAAGCGGATCCTCCGTCAGGCGGGCCTGCCCTGGAACCTGGTGGATCACGACGCGATCGAGACGCCGAAGGGCGGCGCCAAGTGA
- the msrB gene encoding peptide-methionine (R)-S-oxide reductase MsrB yields the protein MDKVVKSDAEWKEQLGPEAFKVLRGHGTERAGTHEDFPGGDGTYVCKGCGNPLFAQDAKFDSGTGWPSFYQPVDGVEGDRVGESQDNSWFMKRTEVHCNRCDGHLGHVFPDGPQPTGLRYCINGVALEFAPKD from the coding sequence ATGGACAAGGTCGTCAAGTCGGATGCGGAATGGAAGGAACAGCTGGGGCCGGAAGCGTTCAAGGTCCTGCGCGGCCACGGGACCGAACGGGCCGGCACGCATGAGGATTTCCCCGGCGGCGACGGCACGTATGTCTGCAAGGGATGCGGCAACCCGCTTTTCGCCCAGGACGCCAAGTTCGACAGTGGAACCGGCTGGCCCAGCTTTTATCAGCCGGTGGACGGGGTGGAAGGCGACCGGGTTGGCGAGAGCCAGGACAATTCCTGGTTCATGAAACGGACCGAGGTCCACTGCAACCGATGCGACGGGCATCTGGGGCACGTGTTCCCCGACGGGCCGCAACCGACCGGCCTGCGCTATTGCATCAACGGCGTCGCGCTGGAATTCGCGCCCAAGGACTGA
- a CDS encoding GNAT family N-acetyltransferase yields MEITVGRWRARVVEFRDADDALALRARLFRGGDDDRDANDPEARHLTIYGASGPAACARVTPQSGSGIRRGYTGAHYDLASFAATFPRALEVGRIGFAPGPVDPDVPRLMLGIFARLVEDHAADVLFGCASFPWNGAGTARLAECVAPDPWRPKAKAPETAPLSGPPGALPPLLRTWLAMGAGVSDRAVIDRDLGTRHVFAGLPVSVIPPARARRLADLLSPV; encoded by the coding sequence ATGGAAATCACCGTGGGACGCTGGCGGGCAAGGGTCGTGGAGTTTCGCGACGCGGATGATGCGCTCGCCTTGCGGGCCCGGCTCTTCCGCGGCGGCGACGACGACCGGGACGCGAACGACCCGGAGGCACGGCACCTGACGATCTATGGGGCGTCCGGTCCCGCCGCTTGCGCGCGCGTCACGCCGCAATCCGGCTCGGGCATACGGCGGGGATACACGGGCGCTCACTACGATCTGGCAAGTTTCGCGGCGACCTTTCCCCGGGCGCTGGAAGTCGGCCGCATCGGTTTCGCGCCGGGTCCGGTCGACCCCGATGTTCCACGTCTCATGCTGGGGATCTTCGCGCGTCTGGTCGAGGACCATGCGGCAGACGTGCTGTTCGGTTGCGCCTCGTTCCCGTGGAACGGCGCCGGCACCGCGCGACTGGCGGAATGCGTCGCGCCCGATCCATGGCGCCCCAAGGCCAAGGCGCCTGAAACGGCCCCGTTGTCCGGGCCGCCGGGGGCGCTGCCGCCACTGCTGCGTACCTGGCTGGCGATGGGGGCGGGTGTCTCGGATCGCGCGGTGATCGACCGCGACCTAGGTACGCGGCATGTCTTCGCGGGGCTGCCCGTCTCGGTCATTCCGCCGGCGCGGGCGCGGCGACTGGCGGACCTGCTCAGCCCCGTCTGA
- a CDS encoding ATP-binding cassette domain-containing protein: MARTPLLQLTDVSLTFGGAPIFSDLSLVVHPGDRVALVGRNGSGKSTLMKVMAGSVEVDAGTRTLFPGSAVGYMEQDPDLSGFATLGDYATATLAAPDAWRVDAVAEGLKLNLDAAPDAASGGERRRAALARLLAEAPDLMLLDEPTNHLDIEAIAWLEAELTATRAAYVLISHDRAFLRALTRATLWIDRGAVRRQEKGFDAFEAWRDKVWEEEDQQRHKLDRKIKAEARWAVEGISARRKRNQGRVRALADLRAERAAQVRRAGTAALDLDAGRASGKRVIEARGLSKAFGDRPIVRDFDLRVLRGDRVAFVGPNGVGKTTLLKMLLGEVAPDAGRVELGTNLEVAVFDQARARLDPDATLWESLTLDPDLGGAGISDQVMVRGRARHVAGYLRDFLFDDRQFRAPVRSLSGGEKARLLLARIMALPSNLLALDEPTNDLDVETLDLLQDVIGEYDGTVLLVSHDRDFLDRVATQTVAMEGGGRSQVYPGGWSDYIDQRGPVQGGDRAGTSKPNKPAPARPVAAEASTGLTYTERHRLDALPAEMERLGAEIAKLEGLLGDPELFTREPVKFRKATDALVERQTRLSDAEEEWLSLAERAES; encoded by the coding sequence ATGGCACGAACACCCTTGTTGCAATTGACCGATGTGTCGCTGACCTTCGGCGGCGCACCGATCTTCTCGGATCTGTCGCTGGTCGTGCATCCGGGCGACCGCGTCGCCCTCGTCGGGCGCAACGGATCGGGGAAGTCGACCTTGATGAAGGTGATGGCCGGTTCGGTCGAAGTCGATGCCGGAACACGCACTCTGTTTCCCGGCAGCGCGGTCGGCTACATGGAGCAGGACCCGGACCTGTCGGGCTTCGCCACGCTGGGCGACTATGCCACGGCGACCCTAGCGGCCCCTGACGCCTGGCGCGTCGACGCCGTGGCCGAGGGCCTGAAGCTGAACCTCGACGCCGCGCCGGATGCGGCCTCGGGCGGGGAGCGCCGCCGCGCGGCGCTGGCCCGTCTGCTGGCCGAGGCGCCCGACCTGATGCTGCTGGACGAGCCGACGAACCATCTGGACATCGAGGCGATCGCCTGGCTGGAGGCCGAACTGACCGCGACGCGCGCGGCCTACGTCCTCATCTCGCATGACCGTGCCTTTCTGCGCGCGCTGACCCGGGCAACGCTCTGGATCGACCGTGGTGCCGTTCGCCGGCAAGAAAAGGGGTTCGACGCGTTCGAGGCTTGGCGTGACAAGGTCTGGGAGGAGGAGGACCAGCAGCGCCACAAACTGGACCGCAAGATCAAGGCGGAGGCGCGCTGGGCGGTGGAGGGCATCAGCGCGCGTCGCAAGCGCAACCAGGGACGTGTCCGTGCGCTTGCCGATCTGCGCGCCGAACGGGCGGCCCAGGTGCGCCGGGCCGGCACCGCGGCGCTGGACCTCGACGCGGGTCGGGCCAGCGGCAAGCGTGTGATCGAGGCGCGCGGCCTGTCGAAGGCGTTCGGCGACCGGCCGATCGTGCGCGACTTCGATCTGCGCGTCTTGCGCGGCGACCGCGTGGCCTTCGTCGGGCCGAACGGCGTGGGCAAGACCACGTTGCTCAAGATGCTGCTGGGCGAGGTCGCGCCGGATGCCGGCCGGGTCGAACTGGGCACCAACCTGGAGGTGGCCGTGTTCGACCAGGCCCGCGCGCGGCTGGACCCGGATGCGACACTTTGGGAAAGCCTGACGCTCGATCCCGATCTCGGCGGGGCGGGCATATCGGATCAGGTCATGGTGCGGGGCAGGGCGCGCCACGTCGCGGGATACCTGCGCGATTTCCTGTTCGACGATCGGCAGTTCCGCGCGCCGGTCCGTTCTCTTTCCGGGGGCGAGAAGGCCCGGCTGCTGCTGGCGCGGATCATGGCACTGCCGTCGAATCTGCTGGCCTTGGACGAGCCGACGAACGATCTGGACGTCGAGACCCTCGACCTGCTGCAGGACGTCATCGGCGAATATGACGGGACAGTCCTGCTGGTCAGCCACGATCGCGATTTCCTCGACCGTGTGGCGACGCAGACCGTCGCGATGGAGGGGGGCGGCCGGTCGCAGGTGTATCCCGGCGGCTGGTCGGATTACATCGATCAGCGCGGTCCGGTGCAGGGCGGGGACCGGGCGGGCACATCCAAGCCCAACAAGCCCGCACCGGCCCGACCGGTGGCGGCGGAAGCGTCGACCGGTCTGACCTATACCGAGCGGCACCGGCTGGATGCGCTGCCTGCCGAGATGGAGCGGTTGGGCGCCGAGATCGCCAAGCTTGAAGGTCTGCTCGGCGATCCAGAGCTGTTCACGCGTGAGCCGGTGAAATTCCGCAAGGCCACCGATGCCCTGGTGGAACGGCAGACGCGGCTGTCCGATGCCGAAGAGGAGTGGCTTTCGCTGGCCGAACGCGCCGAATCCTAG
- a CDS encoding cytochrome c: protein MRTPAALAVLLSLCACQVDGPPTEADIDATRGAALFAQNCASCHGADATGGLGPDLTGIAARNGGTFPRDRVMAQIDGLGRHGDPDAVMPEFGAAGMGDTVVVEENGIGVPVPADLLALAAFLEGVQG from the coding sequence ATGCGCACCCCCGCCGCCCTCGCCGTCCTTCTGTCGCTCTGCGCCTGCCAGGTCGACGGCCCCCCGACCGAGGCCGACATCGACGCCACCCGCGGCGCGGCCCTCTTCGCGCAGAACTGCGCGAGCTGTCACGGGGCGGACGCCACGGGCGGGCTCGGACCCGACCTGACCGGCATCGCGGCGCGCAATGGCGGCACCTTCCCCCGCGACCGGGTCATGGCACAGATCGACGGCCTAGGCCGCCACGGCGACCCCGACGCGGTCATGCCGGAGTTCGGCGCCGCCGGGATGGGGGATACGGTCGTGGTCGAGGAGAATGGCATCGGCGTGCCGGTACCGGCAGACCTGCTGGCGTTGGCGGCGTTTTTGGAGGGGGTTCAGGGGTGA
- the parE gene encoding DNA topoisomerase IV subunit B translates to MPDDLLNTAPSETYDASSIEVLEGLEPVRKRPGMYIGGTDERALHHMVAEVLDNSMDEAVAGHANRIEVELRADGSITIRDNGRGIPIDPHPKFPDKSALEVILCTLHAGGKFSGKAYQTSGGLHGVGASVVNALSDSMVVQVARDRELWEQRFSRGLPLGPVERIGATPNRRGTTVTFHADPEIFGAQKFKPARLFKSIRSKAYLFSGVEIRWKSEIDDGETPTTATFHFPGGLSDYLTETLGTASTYADAAFAGTVDFQEKFGAAGKVEWAINWTPARDGFLQSYCNTVPTPEGGTHVQGFWAAILKGIKAYGELANNKKAAQITRDDLMSGGCALVSCFIAEPAFVGQTKDRLSTEAAAKMTEGAVRDRFDNWLASDTKSAGAILDFLVLRAEERLRRRQEKETARKSATKKLRLPGKLVDCSANTREGTELFIVEGDSAGGSAKMARNRKTQALLPLRGKILNVLGAASGKLTSNAEISDLSQALGVALGTRFNIDDLRYDKVIIMTDADVDGAHIASLLMTFFFTQMRPMIDAGHLYLACPPLFRLTQGARRVYCLDEAERDEWLAKGLGGKGKIDVSRFKGLGEMDAKDLKETTMDPASRKLIRVTVDEDEPGETGDLVERLMGKKPEMRFQYISENARFAGDLDV, encoded by the coding sequence ATGCCCGACGACCTCCTCAACACGGCGCCGTCCGAGACCTACGATGCCTCCTCCATCGAGGTGCTGGAGGGGTTGGAGCCCGTTCGCAAGCGCCCCGGAATGTATATCGGCGGCACCGACGAACGCGCACTGCATCACATGGTGGCCGAGGTCCTCGACAACTCGATGGACGAGGCGGTCGCGGGCCATGCCAATCGGATCGAGGTGGAACTGCGCGCCGACGGGTCGATCACGATCCGCGACAACGGGCGCGGCATTCCGATCGACCCGCATCCCAAGTTCCCCGACAAGTCCGCTTTGGAGGTCATTCTCTGCACCCTGCACGCGGGCGGCAAGTTCAGCGGCAAAGCGTACCAGACGTCCGGCGGGTTGCACGGCGTGGGCGCCTCGGTCGTCAACGCATTGTCGGACAGCATGGTCGTCCAGGTCGCCCGCGACCGGGAGTTGTGGGAGCAGCGCTTCTCGCGCGGGCTGCCGCTCGGCCCCGTGGAAAGGATCGGCGCCACTCCGAACCGGCGCGGCACCACCGTCACCTTCCATGCCGACCCCGAGATCTTCGGCGCCCAGAAGTTCAAGCCCGCCCGCCTGTTCAAGTCGATCCGGTCCAAAGCGTATCTCTTTTCGGGCGTGGAGATCCGCTGGAAGTCCGAGATTGACGACGGCGAGACGCCCACCACTGCGACGTTCCACTTTCCCGGCGGCCTGTCGGACTATCTGACCGAGACGCTCGGCACCGCCTCGACCTATGCCGACGCCGCCTTCGCCGGCACCGTCGACTTTCAGGAGAAGTTCGGCGCCGCCGGCAAGGTCGAGTGGGCCATCAACTGGACGCCCGCGCGCGACGGCTTCCTGCAATCCTACTGCAACACGGTGCCCACGCCCGAGGGCGGAACGCATGTCCAGGGCTTCTGGGCCGCCATCCTCAAGGGCATCAAGGCCTATGGCGAACTGGCGAACAACAAGAAGGCGGCGCAGATCACCCGCGACGACCTGATGTCGGGCGGCTGCGCACTCGTGTCGTGTTTCATCGCCGAACCCGCCTTCGTCGGCCAGACCAAGGACCGCCTGTCGACCGAGGCTGCCGCCAAGATGACCGAAGGCGCGGTCCGCGACCGTTTCGACAACTGGCTGGCCTCGGACACGAAATCGGCCGGCGCCATCCTCGATTTCCTGGTTCTGCGTGCCGAAGAACGCCTCCGTCGCCGGCAGGAAAAGGAGACCGCGCGCAAGTCCGCGACCAAGAAGCTGCGCCTGCCCGGCAAGCTGGTCGATTGTTCCGCTAACACCCGCGAGGGCACCGAGCTTTTCATCGTCGAAGGCGACAGCGCCGGCGGCTCCGCCAAGATGGCGCGGAACCGCAAGACCCAGGCCCTCCTGCCGCTGCGCGGCAAGATCCTGAACGTGCTGGGCGCGGCCTCCGGCAAGCTGACGTCGAACGCCGAGATCTCGGACCTGAGCCAGGCCCTGGGCGTGGCCTTGGGCACCAGGTTCAACATCGACGACCTGCGCTACGACAAGGTCATCATCATGACCGACGCCGATGTCGACGGCGCCCATATCGCATCTCTCCTGATGACGTTCTTCTTCACCCAGATGCGCCCGATGATCGACGCGGGCCACCTCTACCTCGCCTGCCCGCCCCTGTTCCGGCTGACGCAGGGGGCCAGGCGCGTCTATTGCCTCGACGAGGCCGAACGGGACGAATGGCTGGCAAAGGGCCTGGGCGGAAAGGGCAAGATCGACGTCTCACGCTTCAAGGGCCTGGGCGAGATGGACGCGAAGGACCTGAAGGAAACCACCATGGACCCGGCATCGCGCAAACTGATCCGCGTGACCGTGGACGAGGACGAACCCGGCGAGACGGGCGATCTTGTCGAGCGGTTGATGGGGAAGAAACCGGAGATGCGGTTTCAGTATATTAGTGAGAATGCGCGGTTTGCCGGGGATTTGGATGTATGA
- a CDS encoding TetR/AcrR family transcriptional regulator, which produces MTKLDHDDRESRIAKAAYAVLAEKGYGGASMLAIARASRASNETLYRWYGDKRGLFVALTRRNAERVRRHLDEGLTGTDDPEKVLANVAPILLTMLLDDPAILLNRAAAGDPSGELGRAIAQGGRQEIAPRIADLIVRAAEARGRKVPEPEVAATLFLNLLIGDLQIRRVIGATAVPDRPFVEARARQALTAFAALRDLWSTA; this is translated from the coding sequence ATGACCAAGCTGGATCACGACGACCGGGAGTCACGGATCGCCAAAGCCGCTTATGCCGTGCTTGCGGAAAAGGGCTATGGCGGCGCATCCATGCTGGCGATCGCGCGGGCCTCGCGCGCGTCGAACGAGACACTTTATCGCTGGTATGGCGACAAGCGCGGTCTGTTCGTCGCCCTGACCCGCCGCAACGCCGAGCGGGTACGACGGCATCTGGACGAAGGCCTGACCGGCACCGACGACCCGGAGAAGGTTCTGGCAAACGTGGCGCCGATCCTTCTGACCATGCTGCTGGACGACCCGGCGATCCTGCTCAACCGCGCGGCGGCGGGCGATCCGTCCGGGGAACTGGGTCGCGCGATCGCACAGGGCGGCCGGCAGGAGATCGCGCCCCGCATCGCGGACCTGATCGTGCGAGCGGCCGAAGCGCGCGGGCGGAAGGTGCCCGAACCTGAGGTCGCAGCCACGCTGTTTCTGAACCTCCTTATCGGCGATCTGCAGATCCGTCGCGTCATCGGTGCGACTGCGGTGCCGGATCGGCCCTTCGTCGAAGCTCGCGCGCGGCAGGCGCTGACGGCCTTCGCCGCGCTGCGCGACCTGTGGTCCACAGCCTGA
- a CDS encoding anthrone oxygenase family protein, with translation MTRFILAALGTSVLFTGAVFGLFFAWVSTVMWGFDAADPRVAIPAMQAVNANVRNATFGTVFFGAPIVLLATAALLAWIGARRSASWTLLAAAVFVFGTLAPTFLVNVPMNEALATIAVPRDPTAAAQVWADFSGPWQVWNGLRTAMAGLALLGVVAAFVALPGGRVPARGGDWRKGDATPGHAC, from the coding sequence ATGACACGTTTCATCCTCGCCGCACTTGGCACATCCGTCCTGTTCACGGGGGCGGTGTTCGGCTTGTTCTTCGCCTGGGTATCGACCGTGATGTGGGGCTTCGACGCGGCCGATCCGCGGGTGGCGATCCCCGCGATGCAGGCGGTCAACGCGAACGTCCGGAACGCGACGTTCGGCACCGTCTTCTTCGGCGCGCCGATTGTCCTGCTGGCCACGGCGGCGCTGCTGGCATGGATCGGCGCACGTCGCAGCGCCAGTTGGACGTTGCTGGCAGCGGCCGTGTTCGTCTTCGGCACTCTCGCGCCGACGTTCCTGGTGAACGTTCCGATGAACGAGGCGCTGGCGACCATCGCCGTCCCGCGCGATCCGACCGCCGCCGCGCAAGTATGGGCGGACTTTTCCGGACCTTGGCAGGTCTGGAACGGTTTGCGCACGGCGATGGCGGGTCTCGCCCTGCTCGGGGTCGTCGCGGCATTCGTGGCCCTGCCCGGTGGGCGCGTCCCCGCGCGGGGCGGCGACTGGCGGAAAGGTGATGCAACGCCCGGTCACGCTTGCTAA
- the galE gene encoding UDP-glucose 4-epimerase GalE, with amino-acid sequence MTRILLTGGAGYIGSHTFVALREAGFDVTILDDFSNAEPSVIDRLARLTGGPVDVVRGSVMDRDALDALFAAKPYDGVVHFAARKAVGESTERPLDYFETNIGGLTTLMQAMRAADVWRIVFSSTATVYGEPEVFPLTEDLPLSHTSPYAFTKLTCERILEQAARADPWCVGVLRYFNPVGAHSSAMIGEDPRGVPDNLMPFIAKVALGELAELQVFGDDYDTPDGTAWRDYIHVMDLADAHVRSLQALMDGRAHVLNIGTGRPISVLDMHAAYSAAAGRDLPYRIAPRRPGDVPKLYADPSRARQVLGFQAKRDLDEMCRSSWEWVQARAQGWRFNS; translated from the coding sequence ATGACGCGTATCCTTCTGACCGGCGGCGCCGGATATATCGGCTCGCACACTTTCGTCGCGCTGCGCGAGGCGGGCTTCGACGTCACGATCCTCGACGACTTCTCGAATGCGGAGCCGTCGGTGATCGACCGCCTCGCGCGGCTGACCGGCGGTCCGGTGGACGTGGTGCGGGGCTCCGTGATGGACCGCGATGCGCTGGACGCGCTGTTTGCCGCGAAACCCTATGACGGGGTGGTCCATTTCGCGGCGCGAAAGGCCGTGGGGGAGAGCACCGAAAGGCCGCTGGACTACTTCGAAACCAATATCGGCGGCCTGACCACGTTGATGCAGGCGATGCGGGCCGCCGACGTCTGGCGGATCGTCTTCAGCTCCACCGCCACGGTCTATGGCGAGCCGGAGGTGTTCCCCCTGACGGAGGATCTGCCGCTGTCGCACACCTCGCCCTATGCCTTCACCAAGCTGACCTGCGAGCGGATCCTGGAACAGGCCGCAAGGGCCGACCCCTGGTGCGTCGGCGTGCTGCGCTACTTCAATCCGGTCGGTGCCCATTCCAGCGCCATGATCGGAGAGGACCCGCGCGGCGTCCCCGACAACCTGATGCCCTTCATCGCCAAGGTCGCTCTGGGCGAACTGGCGGAGCTTCAGGTCTTCGGCGACGACTACGACACGCCGGACGGGACTGCCTGGCGCGACTATATCCACGTGATGGACCTGGCAGATGCGCATGTCCGGTCGCTGCAGGCGCTGATGGATGGGCGTGCGCATGTCCTGAACATCGGGACGGGGCGGCCGATCTCGGTTCTGGACATGCACGCGGCCTATTCCGCCGCCGCCGGTCGGGATCTGCCCTATCGCATCGCGCCCCGGAGGCCGGGTGACGTGCCGAAACTCTATGCCGACCCCTCCCGCGCGCGGCAGGTTCTGGGGTTCCAGGCAAAGCGCGATCTGGACGAGATGTGCCGGTCCAGTTGGGAGTGGGTCCAGGCCCGCGCCCAGGGGTGGCGGTTCAACTCCTGA
- a CDS encoding DsbE family thiol:disulfide interchange protein, producing MRWLALLPVAVFAFLGGLFLKGMWRDDPDTLPSVRVGQPAPTLTVTALPGRTPLTPNMLTDGNVKLVNFWASWCVPCRVEHPQLETLSGTLPVYGVNYKDAPSDALRFLEELGDPYAAIGADATARTGLDWGVYGLPETFVVDGEGIVTYRFVGPITQSVVTDTLLPEIEKARTP from the coding sequence ATGAGATGGCTGGCCCTCCTCCCCGTCGCGGTCTTCGCTTTCCTGGGCGGGCTGTTCCTCAAGGGAATGTGGCGCGACGATCCCGACACGCTGCCCTCGGTCCGGGTGGGCCAGCCGGCGCCCACGCTGACGGTCACCGCCCTGCCCGGCCGGACGCCGCTGACGCCCAATATGCTGACCGACGGCAACGTCAAGCTGGTCAATTTCTGGGCCAGTTGGTGCGTGCCCTGCCGGGTGGAGCATCCGCAGCTCGAAACCCTGTCCGGGACGCTGCCGGTCTATGGCGTAAACTACAAGGATGCGCCGTCCGACGCGCTGAGGTTCCTGGAGGAACTGGGGGACCCCTACGCGGCCATCGGGGCCGACGCGACCGCCCGCACCGGCCTTGACTGGGGCGTCTACGGCCTGCCCGAGACGTTCGTTGTCGATGGCGAAGGCATCGTCACCTACCGTTTCGTCGGGCCGATCACCCAATCGGTGGTCACGGACACCCTGCTGCCCGAGATCGAGAAGGCCCGCACACCCTAG
- the ccmD gene encoding heme exporter protein CcmD encodes MIDLGRYAFDILLAYGLSALLIGGLVVQSVLAGKAAKRALEEAEE; translated from the coding sequence ATGATCGACCTCGGCCGCTACGCCTTCGACATCCTTTTGGCCTACGGTCTCTCGGCCCTGCTGATCGGCGGACTGGTCGTGCAGTCCGTTCTGGCCGGAAAGGCCGCCAAGCGCGCGTTGGAGGAGGCCGAGGAATGA
- the ccmC gene encoding heme ABC transporter permease CcmC yields the protein MSVWEYANPRRFMSLSARILPWVAGLAALLCVTGLAWGFFLTPEDFRMGHSVKIIYIHVPSAFIAINAWFMMLVTSLIWLIRRHHVSALAARAAAPIGLVMTVVALLTGAIWGKPMWGTYWEWDPRLTSFLILGLFYLGYIALWQSIEGQDQAADLTSVLCLVGTVFAVLSRYAAQFWNQGLHQGASLSLDAEENVADVFWLPLVVTIVGFVALFLALVLVRTRTEIRRRRLHALALRRRHA from the coding sequence ATGTCTGTCTGGGAATATGCCAACCCGCGCCGCTTCATGTCGCTTTCGGCCCGTATCCTGCCCTGGGTCGCCGGGCTGGCGGCGCTGCTGTGCGTCACGGGGTTGGCTTGGGGCTTCTTCCTCACGCCTGAGGATTTCCGAATGGGGCATTCGGTCAAGATCATCTATATCCACGTCCCGTCTGCCTTCATCGCGATCAATGCGTGGTTCATGATGCTGGTGACCTCGCTCATCTGGCTGATCCGACGGCACCATGTCTCGGCGCTGGCCGCGCGGGCCGCCGCACCGATCGGCTTGGTGATGACCGTGGTCGCCCTGCTGACGGGGGCCATCTGGGGCAAACCGATGTGGGGCACCTATTGGGAATGGGATCCGCGCCTGACGTCGTTCCTGATCCTGGGGCTGTTCTATCTCGGATACATCGCCTTGTGGCAGTCGATCGAGGGGCAGGACCAGGCGGCCGACCTGACATCCGTGCTGTGCCTCGTCGGCACGGTCTTCGCCGTCCTGTCGCGCTATGCAGCGCAATTCTGGAACCAGGGCCTGCATCAGGGCGCGTCGCTTTCCCTCGATGCCGAGGAGAACGTGGCCGATGTCTTCTGGCTGCCGCTGGTGGTGACCATCGTGGGCTTCGTCGCGCTGTTCCTCGCGCTCGTCCTCGTGCGGACGCGGACGGAGATCCGACGCCGTCGCCTTCACGCCCTCGCCCTGCGGAGGCGCCACGCATGA